One part of the Silurus meridionalis isolate SWU-2019-XX chromosome 26, ASM1480568v1, whole genome shotgun sequence genome encodes these proteins:
- the LOC124380133 gene encoding uncharacterized protein LOC124380133: MEQETFLNGGVALFHTVVEGKHCYEVEKVLTNKPSAFGSKGDKLMMINDIQTEHLPPKQLIRMLSSGCPLLTLHQACVDDTEIKCPEYERMKPYHKEDAELSFSLDMVREKCLDEDEKNPRMPEEWECNDRAFDSCNDEKMLIVSMMNTSIAIVQARGCDALSPCRCGNTNCTFSDVIMATQQSAITSVCREYMKKRFERGHVFIQSLLQKSICMENISRPTKEIPCLTDSTTANITIFYYMSNALDDFDKGVPVVLNFSGSTNFLKCMRLNDRPVLTVECCEKNKLQVICKDDPKTWPFVFYLKSTKDNHRRFESASCNGWFIHTKPSGLVCVDQGSNYTESNFYIIIHLENK; the protein is encoded by the exons ATGGAACAG GAGACTTTTCTTAATGGGGGTGTCGCCTTGTTTCACACTGTGGTCGAAGGCAAGCATTGTTATGAAGTGGAGAAAGTGTTGACGAATAAGCCCAGTGCTTTTGGCAG TAAAGGGGACAagctgatgatgataaacgataTCCAAACTGAGCATTTGCCTCCGAAGCAATTAATCAGGATGCTGAGCTCAGGGTGTCCTCTCCTG ACTTTGCACCAGGCGTGTGTTGACGACACCGAAATTAAATGCCCGGAGTATGAAAGAATGAAACCCTATCACAAGGAAGATGCAGAGTTATCCTTCAGTCTAGACATGGTTCGAGAAAAATGTCTGgatgaagatgaaaaaaatCCGCGGATGCCGGAAGAATGGGAGTGCAACGATAGGGCATTCGATTCATGCAATGACGAGAAAATGCTGATCGTGTCGATGATGAACACGAGTATAGCGATTGTGCAAGCGAGAGGATGCGATGCCCTTTCCCCCTGCAGATGTGGCAACACAAATTGCACCTTCAGCGACGTTATCATGGCCACCCAGCAGAGTGCGATCACATCAG tttgCAGAGAATATATGAAAAAACGTTTCGAAAGAGGTCATGTTTTCATTCAGAGTTtgctgcagaaaagcatctGCATGGAAAACATCTCACGTCCGACAAAAGAAATCCCTTGTTTGACTGATTCCACCACAG CGAACATAACCATCTTCTACTACATGTCAAACGCGCTAGACGATTTTGACAAAGGTGTTCCTGTTGTTCTGAACTTCAGCGGCTCCACCAACTTTCTCAAATGTATGCGCTTGAATGACCGCCCGGTTTTGACTGTCGAG TGCTGTGAGAAAAACAAGCTGCAGGTTATCTGTAAGGATGACCCAAAAACATGGCCTTTTGTCTTCTACCTGAAGAGTACAAAGGACAACCACCGCCGATTCGAGTCGGCCTCGTGCAACGGTTGGTTCATCCACACGAAACCTTCTGGCTTGGTGTGCGTGGACCAAGGATCAAATTATACAGAAAGTAACTTCTACATCATTATCCacttagaaaataaataa